From Nicotiana tabacum cultivar K326 chromosome 22, ASM71507v2, whole genome shotgun sequence, one genomic window encodes:
- the LOC142176244 gene encoding uncharacterized protein LOC142176244 has translation MEQYFQAARVTDDEKVTITPVYLTGDAKVWWRTRMAETESAGLPKIGTWELLNKELKSQFLPTNSSWLAQDGLRRLKQSGTVREYVKEFLSLMLNVSNMAEEDKLHYFMSGLKGWAQLELRRQNVECLSTAIAAADALADLNIGDDPTGTSHSKADGKAREWKKRGKGQAAEDEGFDKNVIQENHNGKERSGKFKGCFTCGGPHLKKDCPVQARVNAMLAAEKQEQVAEANAIVADGNGESGAVYVNNPLGLLH, from the coding sequence ATGGAGCAGTATTTCCAGGCTGCACGTGTGACGGATGACGAAAAGGTGACGATCACACCAGTGTATTTGACTGGTGATGCAAAGGTGTGGTGGCGTACACGAATGGCAGAAACAGAAAGTGCTGGACTGCCCAAGATTGGAACTTGGGAGTTGCTGAACAAGGAATTAAAATCTCAATTCCTTCCAACTAATTCGTCGTGGTTGGCACAAGATGGACTGCGTCGCTTGAAACAAAGTGGCACGGTGAGGGAGTATGTCAAGGAATTTTTGTCCTTGATGCTGAATGTAAGTAATATGGCAGAGGAAGATAAGCTGCATTACTTCATGAGTGGATTAAAGGGCTGGGCGCAATTGGAGTTGAGAAGGCAGAATGTTGAATGCCTCTCTACTGCCATTGCTGCGGCAGATGCGTTGGCTGACCTGAACATAGGTGATGACCCTACTGGAACTTCGCATTCAAAGGCTGACGGGAAAGCTAGGGAATGGAAGAAAAGAGGGAAGGGCCAAGCTGCCGAAGATGAGGGCTTTGACAAGAATGTGATACAAGAGAATCACAACGGCAAAGAAAGGAGCGGCAAGTTCAAAGGCTGCTTTACTTGTGGTGGACCACACTTGAAGAAGGACTGTCCGGTGCAGGCTAGGGTGAACGCTATGTTGGCTGCAGAGAAACAGGAACAAGTGGCGGAGGCAAATGCCATTGTGGCAGATGGGAATGGAGAATCAGGGGCGGTGTATGTCAACAACCCCTTGGGGTTGCTTCATTGA